The nucleotide window CAAAACTGTAGTGGCCGTCGTGCGCCCAGTCGCTCTCGCCGTGGCCGCGCTGGTCCACCGCCAGCACATACCAGCCACACTGCGCCAGCACGCGGGCCGTACCCTGCCACGAGTGGCGCGTCTGGCCGCCGCCGTGCAGCAGGACCACCGGCGGATTGGCAGAGTCACCCCAGGCCTCGGCTGCCAGGGTCATCTGGCCCTCGCCGCCAAAGCTCAATCTTGCCGATGTCATCACCGTCGCCACACTTGTGTCCTCGCAGGCGCCGCGATCAGACCAGGAACGAGATGTTCGGAATCGGCTCGTCCGCATTGACCAGCACCACTTTCTTGGCGGCCATCAGCCAGCCGCTGCCGCCGCGGCGCAGCCGGTGCGTGGTGCGCCCGCCCCAGACGTGCATGTCATGAGTGGACTGCACCGCCAGTTCGAGCAGGATGAAATTGGACCCCACGACGTACTCGTCGCCATCGACTGCCTCGACCACGATGCCGGAAACAACCCGCCGCATGGGCGACGGTGGCGTCTGGCTATGGCGCGTACCGGTGAGCAACAGCTGAATACGGGTGTGAATGCGCCGACGGTTGTCGTTGATGTGCGACACCTGTTTTTCCGCATCCAGACCCTCGGCGCGCGGCACCCAGTAATGGCCGTCG belongs to Immundisolibacter sp. and includes:
- a CDS encoding aromatic-ring-hydroxylating dioxygenase subunit beta codes for the protein MVSDQLLRQISDFIHHEARLCDESRYTEWEALWADDGHYWVPRAEGLDAEKQVSHINDNRRRIHTRIQLLLTGTRHSQTPPSPMRRVVSGIVVEAVDGDEYVVGSNFILLELAVQSTHDMHVWGGRTTHRLRRGGSGWLMAAKKVVLVNADEPIPNISFLV